Proteins encoded in a region of the Suricata suricatta isolate VVHF042 chromosome 10, meerkat_22Aug2017_6uvM2_HiC, whole genome shotgun sequence genome:
- the LOC115305098 gene encoding uncharacterized protein LOC115305098 — protein MDKTECNNIDEGIGSYPAELGSKSIGHENAEKSNCNGDDNTWQLPIFPSPSVFGFPTLPPPLLLTNTQGCDPPAGGCGDLCLGPAPHAKAPPPPPPRSPLAHTPGVSKALEARRPPLPPRPPPADSRPSFPLRRPRLQLHPRRGGSLYLGGLSASFLLGLPPDTKRGASTRRGCGWGRLPRRSPKDTHTPPHPGNAWAPRGSRWTRGATGTRELPTPRLPLSTSRPGLSLQRPPKPPAPALGPKHPPDSLGSGSAGQQEKPRAVFRHQLTSKCGGRVAKRGAEAELLCRRPRRPDAGPGPSGWRSRGASEAQASAAAFRLSPRVRSLWEGPRVPHALPSPPDNMAPGPPGRAGSPLIPSEEPGREESERARKKTFIETIQPAAAEERDPPRELPPPPPELFAAGSATPAGGGGGRGGAGGPGRGLEGGAGYPRETPSP, from the exons atggacaaaactGAATGTAATAATATAGATGAG GGAATCGGGAGCTATCCAGCTGAGTTGGGGAGCAAAAGCATCGGGCACGAAAATGCTGAGAAAAGCAACTGCAACGGAGACGACAATACTTGGCAGCTGCCCATATTCCCTTCCCCATCGGTTTTCGGGTTTCCCACACTCCCTCCACCTCTGCTCTTGACCAACACTCAGGGGTGTGACCCGCCAGCGGGAGGCTGCGGTGATCTTTGTCTCGGCCCGGCTCCCCACGCgaaggctcctcctcctcctcctccgcgcTCGCCACTCGCTCACACCCCCGGCGTCTCCAAGGCGCTGGAAGCGCGGCGGCCACCGCTGCCTCCTCGCCCACCTCCCGCGGACTCGCGCCCTTCCTTTCCCCTACGCCGCCCGCGCCTGCAGCTCCACCCCCGCCGAGGGGGATCTTTGTATCTCGGGGgactttctgcctctttcctcctgGGCCTCCCCCCGGACACCAAACGGGGAGCAAGCACCCGAAGAGGCTGCGGCTGGGGGCGCCTCCCGCGAAGAAGCCCAAAAGAtacccacaccccaccccaccccggaaATGCCTGGGCGCCCCGGGGTTCGCGCTGGACCAGAGGGGCGACAGGCACTCGCGAGCTCCCTACGCCGCGCCTCCCTCTCTCAACTTCCCGGCCGGGCCTGAGCCTCCAGCGGCCCCCAAAGCCTCCCGCCCCGGCACTCGGTCCCAAGCACCCTCCCGACTCCCTCGGCTCGGGGTCCGCTGGGCAGCAGGAAAAGCCCCGCGCGGTCTTCCGCCACCAACTCACCAGCAAGTGCGGGGGCCGCGTCGCAAAGCGAGGCGCGGAGGCTGAGCTGCTCTGCCGACGCCCGCGGCGACCGGATGCAGGTCCGGGTCCCAGCGGCTGGCGGAGCCGAGGCGCCTCCGAGGCGCAGGCCTCCGCCGCTGCCTTCCGGCTCTCGCCGCGGGTCCGGAGCCTCTGGGAGGGGCCGCGAGTCCCTCACGCGTTGCCAAGCCCCCCGGACAACATGGCTCCCGGGCCGCCGGGCCGCGCGGGTAGCCCACTAATCCCCTCGGAGGAGCCTGGGCGGGAG gagagcgagcgagcgagaaaAAAGACTTTTATTGAAACGATCCAACCAGCAGCGGCGGAGGAAAGGGACCCGCCGCGggagcttcccccacccccgcctgagCTGTTTGCTGCCGGCAGCGCGACCCctgccggcggcggcggcgggaggggcggggccggcggcCCGGGGCGGGGCCTAGAAGGCGGGGCGGGGTATCCCCGGGAAACCCCCAGCCCCTGA